GAGCGATGAAACGATCGACGCGTGACCGCTGGTGGGTTGGCATACCTCTTATTGCTATTGGTGCGATGATCTTGTTCAGACAATTGGGATATGACATTGATGTAGGATATATTTTCAGAACATATTGGCCGTTATTTCTAATCTGGTGGGGGGTCAAAGGAATATCCGAGATTCGTCGCAACGGGGGTTACGCCTTTATTGGACCCGTAATTGTACTGGCGATCGGCGGTTACTTTCTTGCCCGTAACCTGGGATGGATTGATTACTCCATGGGGGAGTTCATTCGTTATCTGATCCCGGTTATGCTGATTGGCGGAGGATTGTTTGTACTGATTGGGCCACGACGTCGTGATCGGAAACATCATGACAAGATGCAGCCACCTCCAGCACCTGAGCAACCTTATAAACCGTTAGATCCGGAGGATCTGGAGATGCCGTCATCGTTTGACGAACAGTTCGAGAAAACATTTGGCAAACCAAAACAGGAACAGAAGAATGATGCACATGGCCCTCATTTCACAGGATCAACGGATTCATCATCACAAGGGCATCAATATAAGAAGAAACATCAATCGTATAACTCTAACGATACCGGATATGGAGAACATTATGATGATGGCTACGGAAATGGTTATGGGGATTATGGCAGTGGCAATACCATTAATAAATCGGCGTTCATCGGGGATCTGTACATGGGGCAGGAAGTGTTCTCGTTGAAACCAATGAACATCTCGGCTTTTATCGGAGATACCGTAATTGATTTGACCAAAGCACAGATTCCTTATGGGGAGACGAAGATTGTCATTTCTTCATTTATTGGGGATGTGAAAGTATTTGTTCCGGAAGATATGGATCTGGGTGTGACGGTGACGACAAATTCCTTCATTGGAGATATGTCACTGTTGAATCAGAAACGCGGCGGATTCCTGAGTAGTGCCCAGGCTGAAACTGCCCATTACCATGAAGCTAGCAAAAAGGTACGGATTATTGTAAGTGTGTTTATCGGAGACGTCAAAGTGAATAAGGTGGGTTAACGCATGATTCGAACAATTCTCAAGGCCAATAAATGGGAACTGATGATGTATTTTGCGCTAACTGGTCTGATTACACTGGGCGGATTCTATCTATTGTATGGAGAGGTGTTGATGGGGGCTGGTCGTCAGAGGGCATGGACCTATGTTGCCGTTGTTGTGCTGGCCACCGTTATCACCGGATATATCGCTGCATTACGGC
This Paenibacillus xylanexedens DNA region includes the following protein-coding sequences:
- the liaF gene encoding cell wall-active antibiotics response protein LiaF → MKRSTRDRWWVGIPLIAIGAMILFRQLGYDIDVGYIFRTYWPLFLIWWGVKGISEIRRNGGYAFIGPVIVLAIGGYFLARNLGWIDYSMGEFIRYLIPVMLIGGGLFVLIGPRRRDRKHHDKMQPPPAPEQPYKPLDPEDLEMPSSFDEQFEKTFGKPKQEQKNDAHGPHFTGSTDSSSQGHQYKKKHQSYNSNDTGYGEHYDDGYGNGYGDYGSGNTINKSAFIGDLYMGQEVFSLKPMNISAFIGDTVIDLTKAQIPYGETKIVISSFIGDVKVFVPEDMDLGVTVTTNSFIGDMSLLNQKRGGFLSSAQAETAHYHEASKKVRIIVSVFIGDVKVNKVG